One Argentina anserina chromosome 6, drPotAnse1.1, whole genome shotgun sequence genomic window, GCTCCCTAGGTGTATCGTCAACATATGCTTTCCCTTCGACAATCAGCTTCTCAGCCATTTTCATCAACTCAGGGAAATAATCGGAAGTATAGGTAATGATCTCATACTTAACACCCAAAGTCTCAACATCCTTGATGAGATTGTCCACAAACTCATTACTTTCCTTAGCGGGATTCGTATCATCAAACCTCAGGATAACCGCACCTCCATACTTCTGAGCAAAGTACTGATTCAGCAGAGCTGCCTTTGAGTGCCCAATGTGAAGAAAACCACTAGGCTCCGGCGCAAACCTCAACTTCACCTTTCCAAACTCAGCCTCCGGAAGCTCCACCTCGAATGTTCCTTTCATAGTGGTTCCTGCTTTCGCTGCATCTCCACTGACACCCTTCGGCTGCTGACTCGCCGGATTTTCTTTCGATTTTGCTGCCCCACCTTTCTTGCCGACATGCACAGCGGTTACTTGATTCAATGCAGCACTGTGTTCCGCCAAAATCGAACTAAACCACCTAGTTAAATTCGGATACTTCTTCGACTTCATCAAACTCTCCCACCTAAGTCCAGCTCCTTCCAATCATACAATTCAACTATCAACTACAAATATATCTCTAGCATTCACAAATCAATCATCCAATCAACAATGCACATTGAGATTATGACATAGtgaaacaaaaccaaagataCTAACCTGCAAGGCCAGACCAGATTGCGATATCGGCAATCGAAAACGACTGATCAACTAGGAAGGTTCGACTTCCTAAATACTCATCCAAATGCTTACAGGCAGTCTCGAAAGCCGAACCAACCGAAAGCACGGGAGCGTAATCGATCCACTCAACTATCTGAGCATCCTGAAATGCATCGCCGCCGCAAAGATTCGAAATCCGACCGAAGTAACGAAGCAGCGGCGGAACGCCGCGCAGATTTCGCCTGAAAATTGAACCACAACAATCGCCAAATTGAAAACCTTGAAGAAGATAagaaattagggtttagggGTTTACCCATCGGAGAAGTGGAGAACCGGGGGAGAAGCGGGAGCGAGAGAGGCGTCGGCGGGGACGGAGATTCCGGCGATTTTGGACGCCGCGATTACCGAAAGGGGAGGGCACTCGGCGGGGAAAGAGAGCGACTTGAGCTTCATCGTCGTCGATGTGCAGAGAAGAGCGGAAccgtcttcctcttcttcgcAGTTAACTGATTGGGAGTTTAGAGTCGGCTCTGTTTTAATCAATAGCTCTGCTACAATTAAGGGGAGTAGGATTGACTATATTACCCTTATTCTGTCAATGAAAGTAAATAAAGATAAGGGTTATCATAGTAAAACGAAAAAGTATACGAAGATAAGGATTATCATGGTAAAAActaagagaaaataaataacGAAAATTAAAAGTGGAGTGAGAAGTGAGTAGTGGGTTGTAGGCATGGTCGGCCCTAAGGGAGGGCAAGCAGTACTTCTGCACTGGGTTAGGGCCtaattcgtttttttttttttctgtttgctCATTTGTTGATtaatctatttttattttttttgtttttatagttgcattgttttagtaaaatctcacttttTTCATGCTTCCGCcgtcttattttcttttaaattgttAATCTTCTCCTTTCATTATGAAGAAGACTAATAGCAAGAATCAAAGAGTTCGGTTGCCGATTGATGTTTTCCtaaatcaaaatttttttCTATGCTACCATAGACTTAATAATGATCCTTCACAATTATTCTGATATTCTAAATTCGACTGTTTTGGTGTTCAGAGCTTTATATAATcctctatttttctttctaattttgccaataaaaaagttttttttttaaataaaaaaattgtacaAGAGCCCTTTTTTTTACCCTCACGGGGCCTCAAATCTCTCAGGGCCGGCCATGACTTGTAGGGAACCTGATCATGCGAAATTCCCTCGATAATAGATCATACGAAgatcaataaatataaatcaaaatTAACTACCCATTTTTGGTCTAAATGCATAAATTCTTATATACACCATGGTGTATATATGCTCATCCGGTTCAACTCACTCTGCATctgtaaaaaagaaaaaatcttaaattttcaccattcaacaatgtGTCATATACTAGAACATCTTGAATTCTATGACGTACGCGTAGATAAATGAAAAACTAATATACTATAATAGAAGTAGCTTACTTGTGGCATGTGAGTTTTGAACTTGCTTGGTGTAAGTTGTGACTTGTAATTCATATTACTAGCAACCACCACTCACTACGTATATGGCAAATGAAGTGGGAGTTATTAGGAGTACATTATCTGCAAATTagttttttctaatttattttttgattctgattttaatttttaccttATTGTCcctaaattatataatttcattttcaaataaatatataatgaaagGGTCTAGTTATTAATAGTATAGATGAGAGGACTGTTATGAGAGAATATGTGGAAgaaaaaaacaccactatttcATAATTCACCAGCGCATTATATATGACTGGAGTTACTTTGATCATCACGATATCAGTCATGCTGTAACTTGTTGGTCACTTAAGTAACTTAACTCACAATTGTCACAAGATTATCACATCATAATATATAAGtgttcaagtttttttttcaaaaaaaaataatattaatatatttgTGGATCGCAAGCTAATAGTTTAAACtagaaagtatatatatgtagatcaTGCTTTTAAGAATGTGTAAAATTCTCATATTGTCTTACATGCTGATTTTGTTTCCTTGCATGATGATAGAGCAACCATGGATGCATGAAGCTCAAAGTTTCTATCTTATccatttcattttttgttatgTTGTTAATTTGTAATGTGGCTCCCATAGTTATGCGTGATAGAGATGGTTAGATCggaattttgttttattttaagatGTATTTACACTGTTTGGAACGGAAGAAATAGgaattctttttatttcacTGTGTAGAAGATTTCAAAACATACGACAAATTCTGTTTGGAACGGGAgaaatatgaattttttttcaaattactGTGCGGAAAACTCCAAAACATATTTCTAATATGTGATAGCATTTTGTGACAAAGAATTTGTCCAACTTAGTAAGGCACAATAAGCGTTGGATCATCTCCATCACATACCCACAAAAGGTATCACAGAGGATATCATGAGCCGGACTCGCAACAACAACATTTTGCAcatgatttgattttgttACATAAGTGTTGACGAACATAACTTCTTATACATGTTCAAGTTGAACAAAGAGGAGCAATTATAATTCCAAATTTTGTACATGTTGAAACCGATAGAGATTAGTACGATGAAATATGAGTAATGGTAGATTGCATCCCAAAGATAGAAAGAGGCAAAGCTGAGGTTAAAGATCCGGAGCACATCTCAACCTAAGTTCGATTCACGAAACTGTCAAAAGTGGTCATGGAGGGGCAGCAATGCCCCCGTAGGAAAACCTCTCTCGACAGATTAGTCCTTGGGTGGGATACCGTAACAATcaatcaaaaaaaaagaaagatccGGAGCACATGATTAACAAACATCATTTTCGGAAGGCATAATTATATATGGTAGATTTGGCACCGTTCAATATATAAACGAGTGAGAATCACTTCTCCAACAACTTCTGTTATTACAGGAGTTTTTAATAAGAATGTAAATCTAATATTCATGCTGCTTATATAAATTGGTATTGTAGAAATCCGTGAAATGCATTCCAGAACCAGTTACCGGCGGAGgtatgtgaaaaaaaaaaaacaagactaGTGTGGCATTGTAGAATTTTACGAATCATAATGGCTGATACTGgacatagtaaaaaaaaaaaaagtttgataaaaatatgaaatcgcaAGCAGAGTTTATCCACGTGTGAACATGGCTTGTCAGCAGAAGAACAGAAGGGTACGTATTCCATATACATGTTACAAGCATACATGGAATCCTGCAAACTGCAAAATCTTTCACCACATCTCTTTTTATTCCATAGAAAGGTAAAACCATGCTGAGAAGAAAACGATACATGCCTATTTACAGTGCAAAGCATTGAAGCAAACTGTGGAGAAAAGCGTTCAATTGAAATTACCAGCATAATTGGTAAAAACACAACATTCGACTCTCATTCCTGGTAGGCTGTACACTTGAGAGATCAGTAGGGTAATGTCATGTCATTGGAAGTTAATATCTAGGACCCCTCTTGTGTGTAGCAGCAAGTTCCGCAGATATGATGAAGGTTGATTTCCCTGCTTCCCGTAGATACTGCACATCTCCATTCATGAGCTTCACTAGCTTTCGGCTTATGAGCAGGCTAATGCCTTCTTCGGATATGTCTCCATCTGTTCCAAACATCTGGTTCAGTAATCCTTCTGGAATCCCACCACCCGCATGTGATATCCTGATCCAAATATCAATACAGCATGTGATGAGTGATATTCACTTGATTTGTAATATTAAGCAAACAATTTTCACAAGAAACTAGTGGATCTGATAGTCTTCAATCGTTATTAACTGTTATAGTAATATTCATAGGCCTCATTACTGTACAGCTAAGAAAACTAGTTCCTCAAAGAGTTTGAAATACCTTAGAActcttttttttccctttgttATTTAGGTGAAAAGTGGAAACTGTTTGTTTTATGCAGAAATCTATGGTAAGAGTTAAAGTATACATTGATACTAAGTGTTTAAAGGTGCACCTGAATTCCAAATGTACCAGATGAACGGATTGACCCAGCTGATCTTTTGTCAAATTAGTTGCTAGAGTAAGCTGGCCTCCAGGTGGCATAAAAGTAACCGACACAGATAAGAAATCAGCCAAGACTTGTTGAAGCCTAAGACTATCGCCATACAATGTCTCAGTCATTATCTCTTCATTGGCATCTTGCATAATCTGAATACTCTTGGCGTTGGTCTTAATCATGACTTGACTGATAGAAGCAACAATTACTTCCTGCAGAGTGAACTCGACCATTTCTAGATCTAAGTAGCTGTCATATTATCAGAAAACAGAAAGAGCTAATTAGGTCTACCACATCACTGTCACTATGGATACATGGACAATTGAAATTGAATACTCCAGTAGCTTCTACAGTAAAGAATATGCTTGTACCATTATATGAATCTAAGGATTAATGCGCAGAATTATTTATAAAGTGTTTAAGTGATACTTGAAAAACTAATTACTATCAATTCATGTACCCAGGGACTAGATAAAGATGCAAAGATCTAAAAGTCTAAATATAAGgaaattaatttgatataacTGAAGGACTTTGTCATACCCATCAATGATGCTATCAAGATCTGAGTCCTCAAGTATTTTGCTGAGCTGCTGCTGGCACTGGGCACTGGTATGTACAAGCTGTTTCTGTTCTGGTCCCAACTCAGTGTCCTCCATCATTTTCCGAGAAAATAGTATTCCAGACAAAGGAATCCTGACCTGCCTTTTAATATACGCTAATGCTTTCAATCTCTTCACAGCAGTTTGTTCAGATAAGCGTTGAATATTAAGTGCTTGTTGCAGCTCTGGGCTAGCAAGCTGCAAAAAGCAAAACACCCCTGTGACTGCACCCTCACTGTCCAGTTTCTTACTTACACACAACAAACATTCAGTGTACTTTCCACCCCGATTCCAGAAACCAAAAGGAACCTTTTCGGGCACTTGACCAGTCATGGCGCGATTGATTACAACGCCAAGATTTACAAAAGCTTCTTGATTCTTGAGAGGACAACAAGCCATGTTGATCCCAAAAACCTCCCCCATCAGCATCTTATCCATTACCTCCTCTCTTTTCCACCCAGTTAACTTGGTCATTGCTGGATTCCACTCAGAACACCAGCCAAATTCATCAGTGCCAAAAATTGGAGGTATCAATGGACTTGGGTTTTGTACAATTGCTTTGTAATCACCTTCAATCCGAGTAAACTTGTCCATCACAGTTTTCTGACCAGTGATATCCTGGGCGACaaagcacactcccacaacattttcatgtatatctctgcttGCACAAGCATTCACAACTAAGCTGATGGGACCAAAGTCAGCCTTATCACCATGTGTTTTTATCTCAAACTGGATGTTTTGTTCCTCTTTGCCTGACCAGAAGGGAAAAAAAGGTTAGCAGGTCCAATgaacaacaaaaaatttaaaaaactaCTCTGTTGCAATATGGTAAGACATACACTAAATGTTATACTCATTCAGTGTATAACATCTGTGATACTCATGGCTGGCATACACAGATGTACTTagttcagatatgcaaatggtCATTACTACGCCTCAACAACTAAGATGAATACATTTGAAAAAGGGTTTATGACATACCTTGCAATGCCAGCTCCAACATCCTGCCCACCATGCTAGTTGAAGATTCTTCCACAAGTGTAAGCAATTTCTTTCCAATTGCTTTATCAACAGGAAGGCCAGTTAACTCAGAAATTTTGGTATTCCACCCATTAACTGATCCATCAACATCAACTGCCAAAATTGGCACTGATGCTGTTTCAATCAACCGGACCATCTCACCTGTCACTGCTTCCAGTTCTTGCACCCCATCAATTTTCAGGTCACTAAGCCTCATCTGGAGTTTATTGTTGTTTACATCTGCGGTTCCAACATCCTTGAATGCGTTCCTCAGAATGAGCTGCAAAGAATGAATGGCATCCATTTCGTAGTCCTTCCAAGGTAAGCTTCTTGTCTTGACAACTTCAAGGAAAGCCTTAAATGATGATCTAGGGTGCATTTTCCAGCTACTGTCCTTCTCATCTGGGTCATGTTTTGCACCACCCCATCGGATTTCTGCAGCAGTGTGGGAACGGAACCAAAAGATTGTGTCCTTGGAAGTTATCTTCACAGCTGCCATTCCACACACTACATCACCAAGAGCTAGAGCTCCAGGGAAACCAGCGTCATACAAGCTATCAGTACTCAAACCAGTTGAATCCCTATGGCACTCATTGAGCCACAAGGCTATGTCATGAATCTGGAAGTCACTTGGAGTTAATCCAAGTCTCCATATTTTGTTCTTGTATAGCAAGGCAGCTCCATCACATTTCACCAGGTCCATAATATTAGGTGTTTGTGACACAATACCCAAAGGAGCATCACGCAACAGCATATCACACAACAGTGTTTGGGTACGCAGGATGTTCTTTTCAGTCATCTGGTCCTCCAACTCTAATTCCTTATTCACATGGATGGCAAACACTTGAGCTAAAAACTCGCAGGCATATCTGAGAGGGAAAGGGACAAACCTTGGAGTTGTGTTATGACAAACAACTAAACCCCACAGTTTCTTTCTCTTTGGAGTCTGCACAGAATCAGCACTGGCAACATCATCATCCCCTTCATTGACCACTACTGCCATAACAAGAGAAGCAATGGAGGTCATGTTTTCCATATATTGCAAATGGCAACTATGTGGGGCTCTGAGGGTTGAACCACACAATGTCAGATCCAAAGGGAGCTTCTCATCTTGAAGGACCTTGACATTTTTGGCACAGCAGTCAACTATCATACGGACCTTATTCTTCATAAACAGGAACCGTGCAGCTTGAGGTATATCAGTGGATGGATAATGCAGACCCAGGTATGGCTCCAGGCCA contains:
- the LOC126799347 gene encoding phytochrome A translates to MSSSRPSHSSSNSGRSRQSARVIAQTTVDAKIHADFEESGSSFDYSSSVRVSSEVTGDRQPRSDKVTTAYLHHIQKGKLIQPFGCLLALDDKTFRVIAYSENAPEMLTMVSHAVPSVGEHPVLGIGTDVRTIFTGPSASALHKALGFGEVSLLNPILVHCKSSGKPFYAIVHRVTGSLVIDFEPVKPYEVPMTAAGALQSYKLAAKAIARLQSLPSGSLERLCDTMVQEVFELTGYDRVMAYKFHDDDHGEVVSEVTKPGLEPYLGLHYPSTDIPQAARFLFMKNKVRMIVDCCAKNVKVLQDEKLPLDLTLCGSTLRAPHSCHLQYMENMTSIASLVMAVVVNEGDDDVASADSVQTPKRKKLWGLVVCHNTTPRFVPFPLRYACEFLAQVFAIHVNKELELEDQMTEKNILRTQTLLCDMLLRDAPLGIVSQTPNIMDLVKCDGAALLYKNKIWRLGLTPSDFQIHDIALWLNECHRDSTGLSTDSLYDAGFPGALALGDVVCGMAAVKITSKDTIFWFRSHTAAEIRWGGAKHDPDEKDSSWKMHPRSSFKAFLEVVKTRSLPWKDYEMDAIHSLQLILRNAFKDVGTADVNNNKLQMRLSDLKIDGVQELEAVTGEMVRLIETASVPILAVDVDGSVNGWNTKISELTGLPVDKAIGKKLLTLVEESSTSMVGRMLELALQGKEEQNIQFEIKTHGDKADFGPISLVVNACASRDIHENVVGVCFVAQDITGQKTVMDKFTRIEGDYKAIVQNPSPLIPPIFGTDEFGWCSEWNPAMTKLTGWKREEVMDKMLMGEVFGINMACCPLKNQEAFVNLGVVINRAMTGQVPEKVPFGFWNRGGKYTECLLCVSKKLDSEGAVTGVFCFLQLASPELQQALNIQRLSEQTAVKRLKALAYIKRQVRIPLSGILFSRKMMEDTELGPEQKQLVHTSAQCQQQLSKILEDSDLDSIIDGYLDLEMVEFTLQEVIVASISQVMIKTNAKSIQIMQDANEEIMTETLYGDSLRLQQVLADFLSVSVTFMPPGGQLTLATNLTKDQLGQSVHLVHLEFRISHAGGGIPEGLLNQMFGTDGDISEEGISLLISRKLVKLMNGDVQYLREAGKSTFIISAELAATHKRGPRY